From the Polaribacter huanghezhanensis genome, the window AATTGCAGAAGCATTTCAAAAAGCAGTAAAAGACGGAAAAAGACCAAAGCGATCTATTTTATTTTTACACGTAACTGGTGAAGAAAAAGGATTGTTAGGTTCTAGTTTTTATGTTCAACATCCAATTTTTCCGATTGCAAATACTGTTGCTGATTTAAATATTGATATGATTGGTAGAATTGACGAAAGACATAAAGACAATCCTAACTTTGTCTATTTAATTGGCGCGGATAAATTAAGTACAGAATTGCACGAACTTTCTGAAGCAATGAATGCAAAATACACAAAAATCGATTTAGATTATAAGTACAATGATGAGAATGATCCAAATCGTTTTTACTACAGATCAGATCATTATAACTTTGCGAAGTACAATGTGCCAATTATCTTTTATTTTAATGGTGCACACGAAGATTATCACCAACCTACAGATACTCCAGACAAAATTAATTATGATTTGTTACAAAACAGAGCTCGTTTGGTTTTCCATACAGCTTGGGAAATTGCCAACAGAGAAAACAGATTGGTAGTTGACAAACCGTAAAACAAAAAATGCTTTTTTTTTTGATATTAAAAACCTCGCAATTTGTGAGGTTTTTATTTTTTAATAACTACTAATGCATAATTTTAAAAAGCAACTCTTTTAAGATATCAGCTTGCGGCATTCCGTTAGCGCCAACACCTTTGCTTTTTACATCTGCTTCTCTAAGTAAACCAATAATTTGAGACACTTTTCTCATTGGATAATTTTTAGCTGCAGCAACATAATCTCCAACAAAATATGGGTTTATGCCTAAACCTTTTGCAACGCTCATTTTATCTTTAGATTTTAAACCATGGTATTGCAATACTTGCGTAAAGAAACTATTCAGCAAAGAAATAGTCATTACAATAGGATTGTTCTTTGGGTTTTCTGCAAAATAATTGATGATTCTATTTGCTTTTACAATTTGCTTCTCTCCTACTGCTTTTCGCAATTCAAAATTATTAAAGTCTTTAGAAATTCCGATATTTTCTTCGATATGTTCAGGAGAGATAATCGAATCTTTTGGTAAAATGGTAATTAGCTTTTCGAGTTCGTTATTGATTTTACTCAAATCAGTTCCTAAAAATTCCACTAACATTAACGCCGCTTTTGGTTCAATTTTATAATTTCGCCCGTTTAAAACTCTACGAATCCAATCAGAAACTTGATTGTCATATAATTTTTTACTTTCAAAAATAACTCCGGCTTTCTCAATTGCTTTGTATAATTTTTTACGCTTGTCTAATTTTTTGTATTTGTAATTTATAACCAAAACAGTTGTTGGCTGAATGTTTTCTGCATAAGAAATCAACTTTTCTATCGATCTGCTTAAATCTTGTGCTTCTTTAACAATAATAACTTGCTTTTCTGCCATCATCGGATAGCGTTTCGCCGAAGATGTTATTTCTTCTATAGAAACATCTCTTCCATACATCACAACTTGATTGAAGCCTTTTTCAGCTTCATCTAACACAGTAGCTTCTATTAAATCAGAAATTCTATCAATATAATATGCTTCTTCTCCCATTAAAAAATAAATGGGTTTTACATTTCCGTTTTTTATATTGGTAACTATAGAATTTATTTCGTCCATTTTCTTACTTTTGATTGATGCAAAAACTCAATCTTCCAACTTATTCTTTCAAACTCAAAAGTAACGAAAAACATACGCTTATTTTTGATAATTTGAGAAAAAAATATTTTGTCTTAACTCCAGAAGAATGGGTTCGGCAACATTTTGTACGCTTTTTAATTAAGGAGAAAAAATATCCTGTTTCGTTAATCGCTTTAGAAAAACAATTAACGATTAACAATCGTAAAAAAAGAACTGATATTTTAATCTTTAATGCGGATGGAAATCCGGATATAATTGTAGAATGTAAAGCGCCACAGATAAAAATATCACAAGACACTTTTGATCAAATTGCGCGCTACAACTTAAAATTAAAAGCCAATTACTTGGTTGTAACCAACGGATTAGAGCATTTTTTCTGTAAAATGGATTTTGAAAACGAAACCTATATTTTTTTAAAAGACATTCCTAATTATCAATAGCAAATTAACAAATTGTTACCAATCAAATTCACTTTTAAAACGTAAGTTTGCTGTCTTGAAAACTGCAGTCGTCATATTAAATTGGAACGGACAGAAATTGTTAGAGCAATTTTTGCCATCTGTCATAAATTTTAGTTCAGAAGAAGCTACAATTTATGTTGTAGACAATGCTTCTACAGACGATTCTATTCGCTTTATCAAAGAACATTATCCGTCTATAAAAATTATTGAAAATCCTGTAAACGGTGGTTATGCAAAAGGCTACAACGATGCTTTACAACATGTTGAAGAAGATATTTATTGTTTGTTAAATTCTGATATTGAAGTTACCAAAAATTGGTTAACTCCAGTTATTGATGTTTTTAAACAAGAAGAAAACACCGCGATCATTCAACCAAAATTATTAGATTATAAAGACAAAACGAAATTCGAATATGCAGGAGCTGGTGGCGGATTTATCGATTTATTTGGATATCCATATTGTAGAGGACGCGTTTTTAATCATTTAGAAACCGACAACAAACAATTTGATGCTATTTCTGAAATATTTTGGGCGTCTGGCGCTTGTTTATTTATTCGCTCAAAAGTATATCATCAATTAGATGGATTTGACGAAGATTATTTTGCGCATCAAGAAGAAATAGATTTGTGTTGGAGAACTCAAAATGAAGGTTTTCAAATAAAATATGTGGGCACTTCAACAGTGTATCATCTTGGTGGCGCAACATTGCAAGAAACAAATCCGCAGAAAACATTTTTAAATTTTAGAAATAGCTTATTAAATGTGGTTAAAAATGTACCTAAACAATGGTTTTTATTTGTGATATTTTCTCGTTTAATTTTAGACGGAATTGCAGGAATTAAATTTATTATCGAATTAAGACCCATACACACTTGGGCAATTATAAAAGCACATTTTAGTTTTTACAGGCACTTTAATCGGTTTTTAAAGAAACGTAAAAAGCTACAGAAAAAAACGGATTACAATTTACACACAAGTATTGTTTGGCAGTATTTCTTTTTGGGAAGAAAAAAATTCAAGGATTTGAAGTAATATTTCTTTTTTATGGAACCTTAAACAAGTGTTCTAAATGATGCTTAAATTTTGAATTTGTTCTCGATACATCACGCTTTGGCGTGACACTCGAACTGACAAACTCATCAACCTTGTAACTTTGTAACTTTGTAACTTTAAAGAATATCTAAACTTCCTTTTCCTGCTCTTAACACCAAAGGTTCTGCAGCTGTTAAATCGATTACTGTAGAAGCTTCATTATCTCCATAACCTCCGTCAATAACAATATCTACTTTGTGCTGCCAACGTTCAAAAATTAATTCTGGATCTGTATTGTATTCTAAAATATCATCATCGCTATAAATAGAAGTAGAAACTATTGGATTGCCCAAAGCTTTCACAATTTCTAAAGCAATAGAGTTATCAGGAACACGAATTCCGACTGTTTTTTTCTTTTTAAAAGCGTTTGGTAACGAATTAGATCCTGGTAAAATAAACGTATAAGGTCCAGGCAGTGCTCTTTTTAAAAGTTTATACGTTGCCGTATCAATTTGTTTTACGTAGTCTGACAAGTGACTTAAATCGTTGCAAATAAATGAAAAATTGGCTTTGTCAAGTTTTATGCCTTTAATTTTTGCAATTTTTTCTAAGGCTTTTGTATTGGTAATATCGCAACCCAAACCATAAACGGTATCTGTTGGATAAATGACCAACCCGCCATTTTGCAACACTTTTACAACTTTGTCAATCTCTTTCTGATTTGGATTTTCGCTATAAATCTTAATAAATTTCGCCATTTTATTTTCTTTTGATTCTGTAAGTAAAGTTACTAAAAAAGCTCAATTGAAATTCAATTGAGCTTTTTTAGTACGTGAAATTTTCTATTTAATTTTCTACCAATCTAAATCCTTCACCATGAATGTTTAAAATTTCAACATTTTTGTCTAATTTTAAATATTTACGCAATTTAGCAATGTACACATCCATACTTCGAGAAGTAAAATAATTGTCGTCTCTCCAAATTTTTGTCAATGCCAATTCTCTTGGCATTAAATCGTTTTTATGAACGGCTAACATTTTTAATAATTTACTTTCTTTTGGAGATAATTTTTGATTTTCTCCACCATCATAAGACAAATGTCTTAATTTAGAATTAAAGAAAAACTTACCAATTGTAAACTCAAATTCATCAGATTCTTTATTGGAGTCAGATTCTTTTCTTTGTAAGATTGCTTTTATTTTAAACAACAATACTTCAGAATCGAAAGGTTTGTTTAGATAATCGTCTGCCCCCACTTGATATCCTTTTAAAACATCTTCTTTCATGGTTTTAGCAGTTAAGAAAATAATTGGGATTTCTTTGTTTGTAGAACGGATATCTACAGCTAATGAAAATCCATCTTTACGAGGCATCATTACATCTAAAATACACATATCAAAATCGTTGTTTTTAAACTCTATTAAACCTTCAATTCCGTCTTTTGCATGCGTAATATTGTAATCGTGCAACGCTAAATAATCTTTTAAAACTGTTCCAAAATTTGGATCATCTTCTACTAATAATATTTTTTTACTTCCCATAATATTGATATTTATTATTTTAAATTAATGGCAATTTTACCGTAAACGTACTTCCTTTTCCTTTTTCACTTTCAACAAAAACCGTTCCTTGATGGCTTTCTACAATTTCTTTTACATAAGCCAAGCCTAAACCATGACCTTTTACATTGTGAATATCTCCTTTGTGTTCTCTATAAAATTTATCAAACACATATTTCTGCGCACTTTTACTCATCCCAATTCCGTCGTCTTTTATTTTTAAGATAAAGAATTTAGCAGTACTTTCTGTAAATACTTCTATGTTGGGTTCATCGTTTGAGTATTTTAATGCATTTTCTAATATATTTACAACAACATTGG encodes:
- a CDS encoding response regulator transcription factor — encoded protein: MGSKKILLVEDDPNFGTVLKDYLALHDYNITHAKDGIEGLIEFKNNDFDMCILDVMMPRKDGFSLAVDIRSTNKEIPIIFLTAKTMKEDVLKGYQVGADDYLNKPFDSEVLLFKIKAILQRKESDSNKESDEFEFTIGKFFFNSKLRHLSYDGGENQKLSPKESKLLKMLAVHKNDLMPRELALTKIWRDDNYFTSRSMDVYIAKLRKYLKLDKNVEILNIHGEGFRLVEN
- a CDS encoding glycosyltransferase family 2 protein; translated protein: MKTAVVILNWNGQKLLEQFLPSVINFSSEEATIYVVDNASTDDSIRFIKEHYPSIKIIENPVNGGYAKGYNDALQHVEEDIYCLLNSDIEVTKNWLTPVIDVFKQEENTAIIQPKLLDYKDKTKFEYAGAGGGFIDLFGYPYCRGRVFNHLETDNKQFDAISEIFWASGACLFIRSKVYHQLDGFDEDYFAHQEEIDLCWRTQNEGFQIKYVGTSTVYHLGGATLQETNPQKTFLNFRNSLLNVVKNVPKQWFLFVIFSRLILDGIAGIKFIIELRPIHTWAIIKAHFSFYRHFNRFLKKRKKLQKKTDYNLHTSIVWQYFFLGRKKFKDLK
- a CDS encoding type I restriction enzyme HsdR N-terminal domain-containing protein encodes the protein MQKLNLPTYSFKLKSNEKHTLIFDNLRKKYFVLTPEEWVRQHFVRFLIKEKKYPVSLIALEKQLTINNRKKRTDILIFNADGNPDIIVECKAPQIKISQDTFDQIARYNLKLKANYLVVTNGLEHFFCKMDFENETYIFLKDIPNYQ
- a CDS encoding M28 family metallopeptidase, with amino-acid sequence MKKILLSASIIAFLVSCSASKISPNSDPNIDYAEKYAATITEKDLAKHLFIYASDEFEGRETGKTGQKKAAAYLNKFYVDHGIASPLGGDDYYQEVPASFLNQGRSSDLKDSENVVAFIKGSKKPDEIVVISAHLDHVGIKNGETYNGADDDGSGTVAVLEIAEAFQKAVKDGKRPKRSILFLHVTGEEKGLLGSSFYVQHPIFPIANTVADLNIDMIGRIDERHKDNPNFVYLIGADKLSTELHELSEAMNAKYTKIDLDYKYNDENDPNRFYYRSDHYNFAKYNVPIIFYFNGAHEDYHQPTDTPDKINYDLLQNRARLVFHTAWEIANRENRLVVDKP
- a CDS encoding L-threonylcarbamoyladenylate synthase encodes the protein MAKFIKIYSENPNQKEIDKVVKVLQNGGLVIYPTDTVYGLGCDITNTKALEKIAKIKGIKLDKANFSFICNDLSHLSDYVKQIDTATYKLLKRALPGPYTFILPGSNSLPNAFKKKKTVGIRVPDNSIALEIVKALGNPIVSTSIYSDDDILEYNTDPELIFERWQHKVDIVIDGGYGDNEASTVIDLTAAEPLVLRAGKGSLDIL
- the holA gene encoding DNA polymerase III subunit delta → MDEINSIVTNIKNGNVKPIYFLMGEEAYYIDRISDLIEATVLDEAEKGFNQVVMYGRDVSIEEITSSAKRYPMMAEKQVIIVKEAQDLSRSIEKLISYAENIQPTTVLVINYKYKKLDKRKKLYKAIEKAGVIFESKKLYDNQVSDWIRRVLNGRNYKIEPKAALMLVEFLGTDLSKINNELEKLITILPKDSIISPEHIEENIGISKDFNNFELRKAVGEKQIVKANRIINYFAENPKNNPIVMTISLLNSFFTQVLQYHGLKSKDKMSVAKGLGINPYFVGDYVAAAKNYPMRKVSQIIGLLREADVKSKGVGANGMPQADILKELLFKIMH